From a region of the Dickeya poaceiphila genome:
- the fldB gene encoding flavodoxin FldB, with amino-acid sequence MKIGLFYGTSTCYTEMAAEKIRDILGEELVDLHNVKDVAPQEMENYEMLILGIPTWDFGEIQEDWEAIWAQLSALNLKDKIVALYGMGDQLGYGEWFLDALGMLHDQLKPLGVRFIGYWPTAGYDFTSPKPVTGDGQHFVGLALDEVNQYDMSDERIQQWCEQILLEMAALL; translated from the coding sequence ATGAAAATAGGACTTTTTTACGGCACCAGCACCTGTTACACCGAAATGGCGGCGGAGAAAATCCGCGACATTCTGGGCGAGGAACTGGTCGACCTGCACAACGTAAAAGACGTTGCGCCTCAGGAAATGGAAAACTACGAGATGCTGATTCTTGGCATCCCTACCTGGGACTTTGGTGAAATTCAGGAAGATTGGGAAGCCATCTGGGCGCAGTTATCGGCGTTGAATCTGAAAGACAAAATCGTCGCGCTTTATGGCATGGGCGACCAGTTAGGGTACGGCGAATGGTTTCTGGATGCGCTCGGTATGCTGCATGACCAACTCAAGCCGCTGGGGGTGCGCTTTATCGGCTACTGGCCGACCGCAGGCTACGATTTCACCAGCCCAAAACCGGTAACGGGAGATGGTCAACACTTTGTTGGTCTGGCATTGGATGAAGTGAATCAGTACGACATGAGCGACGAGCGCATTCAACAATGGTGCGAGCAGATCCTGCTGGAAATGGCAGCGTTACTCTGA
- a CDS encoding protein YgfX: protein MAQWQCDLRVSWRMQLFSLLTHGFLVLMILLAPWPDGYAPLWLGLVTLVVFDFVRSQRTIKSRQGEISLHDENQLHWQNRDWQIVRRPWVMRNGVLLSLRAVDGKGHQRLWLASDSMDCEEWRLLRQLLQQHPLQGTQSSRHH from the coding sequence GTGGCCCAGTGGCAATGTGATTTGCGCGTATCCTGGCGTATGCAGCTGTTTTCGCTGCTGACGCACGGATTTCTGGTGCTGATGATTCTGCTGGCTCCATGGCCGGACGGCTATGCGCCGTTGTGGCTAGGACTGGTGACGCTGGTGGTGTTCGATTTCGTGCGTAGCCAGCGCACCATCAAGTCACGTCAGGGGGAAATCTCCCTGCACGACGAGAACCAACTACATTGGCAGAACCGTGACTGGCAGATAGTCCGACGGCCTTGGGTAATGCGCAACGGCGTGTTGCTGTCGTTGCGTGCGGTGGATGGCAAGGGGCATCAGCGCCTGTGGCTGGCATCAGACAGTATGGATTGCGAAGAGTGGCGGCTGTTACGCCAGTTATTGCAGCAACACCCGTTACAGGGAACGCAATCTTCCCGGCATCATTAA
- the sdhE gene encoding FAD assembly factor SdhE: MDINNKARIHWACRRGMRELDISIMPFFEHEYDTLSDDDKQQFIRLLQCDDPDLFNWLMNHGEPVDPGLKRMISLIQMRNKDRGPVAM, from the coding sequence ATGGATATCAATAATAAAGCACGCATTCACTGGGCGTGCAGGCGCGGAATGCGCGAACTGGACATCTCCATCATGCCGTTTTTCGAGCATGAGTACGACACACTGAGCGACGACGACAAGCAACAGTTTATTCGTCTGTTGCAGTGCGACGATCCCGACTTGTTCAATTGGTTGATGAACCATGGCGAGCCGGTCGATCCGGGTTTGAAACGCATGATTTCCCTTATTCAGATGCGAAATAAAGATCGTGGCCCAGTGGCAATGTGA
- a CDS encoding MFS transporter, producing MQASISSTIDSQTPDAPVNSRNKVVVASLIGTAIEFFDFYIYATAAVLIFPHIFFPQGDATAATLQSLATFAIAFVARPIGSALFGHFGDRVGRKVTLVASLLTMGISTVLIGLLPSYETIGVLAPLLLALARFGQGLGLGGEWGGAALLATENAPAHKRALYGSFPQLGAPIGFFFANGTFLLLSWVLTNEQFMSWGWRVPFIASAVLVIIGLYVRVSLHETPVFAKVAKEGKQVRVPLGTLLSKHVKATILGTFIMLATYTLFYIMTVYSMTYGTTPAPAGLGIPRNNFLWMLMMAVIGFGLMIPVAGYLADAVGRRKTMITVTCMMLVFAMAFPSLLGSGNQTLIMAFLLCGLSLMGLTFGPMGALLPELFPTEVRYTGASFSYNVSSILGASVAPYIAAWLTSHYGLFYVGVYLAGMASLTLIALLLTKETRHQSLS from the coding sequence ATGCAAGCCTCCATCTCATCCACTATTGACAGTCAAACACCAGACGCGCCGGTAAACTCGCGCAATAAAGTGGTGGTCGCCTCACTGATCGGCACCGCCATCGAATTCTTCGATTTTTACATTTACGCTACCGCTGCCGTGCTGATATTTCCGCACATTTTTTTCCCGCAGGGTGACGCTACTGCTGCTACGCTGCAATCGCTGGCAACCTTCGCCATCGCATTTGTGGCACGCCCGATAGGTTCTGCGCTGTTCGGCCATTTCGGTGATCGCGTTGGTCGTAAGGTCACGCTGGTTGCCTCGCTGCTGACCATGGGGATCTCCACCGTATTGATCGGCCTGCTGCCGAGTTATGAAACCATCGGCGTACTGGCTCCGCTGCTGCTGGCGCTGGCCCGTTTCGGTCAGGGGCTGGGTCTCGGCGGCGAATGGGGCGGCGCGGCGCTGCTGGCGACAGAAAACGCCCCGGCGCACAAACGCGCGCTGTACGGCTCCTTCCCGCAGTTGGGCGCACCAATCGGCTTCTTCTTTGCCAACGGCACCTTTCTGCTGCTGTCCTGGGTGCTGACCAATGAGCAGTTCATGAGCTGGGGATGGCGTGTACCGTTCATTGCCTCGGCTGTGTTGGTGATTATCGGCCTGTACGTGCGTGTATCGCTGCACGAAACACCGGTTTTCGCTAAAGTCGCCAAAGAAGGGAAACAGGTACGCGTGCCGCTGGGCACCTTGCTGAGCAAACATGTAAAGGCCACGATTCTGGGCACCTTCATTATGCTGGCGACTTATACCCTGTTTTACATCATGACCGTCTACTCGATGACTTACGGCACCACACCTGCACCAGCAGGGCTTGGTATTCCACGTAACAACTTCCTGTGGATGTTAATGATGGCGGTAATCGGTTTCGGTTTGATGATCCCGGTAGCGGGCTATCTGGCTGATGCGGTCGGTCGTCGCAAAACCATGATCACCGTGACCTGCATGATGCTGGTGTTCGCGATGGCGTTTCCGTCTTTGCTGGGTTCTGGCAACCAGACGCTGATTATGGCGTTTCTGCTATGCGGCCTGAGTCTGATGGGATTAACCTTCGGCCCGATGGGCGCACTGCTGCCGGAACTGTTCCCAACCGAAGTACGTTATACCGGCGCGTCGTTCTCTTATAATGTTTCCTCCATTTTGGGGGCCTCCGTAGCGCCGTATATCGCTGCCTGGTTAACCAGCCATTATGGGCTGTTCTATGTGGGCGTTTATCTCGCTGGTATGGCATCACTGACCCTGATCGCTCTGCTGCTGACCAAAGAAACCCGCCACCAGTCTCTGAGTTAA